A DNA window from Brassica napus cultivar Da-Ae chromosome C1, Da-Ae, whole genome shotgun sequence contains the following coding sequences:
- the LOC106405357 gene encoding uncharacterized protein LOC106405357, with the protein MGTEVIRPQDCLVNRMRDSPATIFHHPRRNHSHRRPPLRPDQRRRFGSVDFRTTAKDVVRRRGESFDSFSNIKARRSNAPEVSPDDIYAGSSIFLVSPAPSSLPLPSFSRRNAKSQVVVVSVDDSASQNLRRLLRLEF; encoded by the coding sequence ATGGGAACCGAAGTCATCAGGCCTCAGGACTGTTTGGTTAACCGGATGAGAGATTCTCCGGCGACCATTTTTCACCATCCCCGGAGAAATCATTCTCACCGGAGACCGCCTCTCCGACCTGACCAAAGGAGACGGTTCGGATCCGTTGACTTCAGAACGACCGCGAAGGACGTCGTTAGGAGAAGAGGagagtcttttgattcgttttcGAACATCAAGGCTCGGAGATCAAATGCACCGGAAGTCTCTCCCGACGATATCTACGCCGGGTCTTCCATTTTCCTTGTTTCTCCGGCGCCGAGCTCGCTACCTTTGCCGTCGTTCTCGAGGAGAAACGCGAAAAGCCAGGTCGTTGTTGTTTCCGTTGATGATTCGGCGTCTCAGAATCTCCGGCGACTTCTCCGGCTTGAATTTTGA